GCCAAACGTCGTTCTTATAACAATAGATTGCCTGCGGCGAGACCACTGTGGATTTGCGGGATATTCGAAGAACACGACTCCGAATATTGACTCAGTAGTGCCCAACGCCTATCAGTTCACATCTGCGATTTCTCCCGGACCGCGTACTTCCGAGTCGTTCCCTGGGATTTTGTCTGGGCGGCTCTCGGCGGAATGTGAGTTTATCGAAGAGTTAGCGTTCAAAACGATTCCAGACGACGCGGAGACGCTCGCGAGTTTCGCATCCAGTCATGGCTACCAGACACTCGCAGCTATCGCCAACCCTCAACTCTCACCCATTCGTGGGTTCGCTAACGGATTCGACTCGTTCGAGAATCTGCGTATCGAAGCAGGAAGCGATAAATTCGACACAAAAAATGAGGCCGACGACGACGAGGATGAAATTGGCACACCACTCGTCAACCGACTCGGACGGCAACTCCTTGAGCACGGAGAAAAGCTCCCACTCAACCCAGCGAGTCTCGCATTCGTCGCATATCGACACAAACAATTGAAAGGCGATTGGGCATCAGTTTCAGGCCAACGTGTCGTTGACCGATTCCTTAGCTCGCTTCCCGACGAAGGGCCGTTCTTTGCGTGGACGCACCTCAACGACATCCACGCACCAATCCATCCCGGCCGTGTCCGTGAAGGCGGACTGCATTCGCTAACAGACACCTATCAGTTCCTCGCCGACGCCAAGCGCGCTCGGCATGAATACAGCCCAGGGTACGAAGCACTGTATGACGGAGCGATTCGTTACGTCGATAAACAGGTTGGCCGGATTTTAGACCATCTGGAGAAGGTGGGCCTTCGTGAGGAAACGGCTATTATCATCACCGCAGACCACGGTGAAGCGCTATACGACCGCGGGATATACGGACATGCATCGGGGAACGAGCAACGGCTATTTGAATCCGACCGAGATTATCTATACCGTGAGTTGCTCGACGTGCCGTTGCTTGTTGACATCCCAGGTGAAGACGGAGACCGTATCGACGCTCCGTTCTCGCTGTTGTGGCTGCACCAACTTCTCGCCGAGATAATGGGCGTCACGGATGGTGAATTCCCCCAGCATGCCGACTACGCTGAGCGTATTTTTGACACAGAAAGCGTTGCACTCTCGGACTCATTGCTCGAAGACGGGCATACCATCGCCGTACTCAATGCCGACACTAAAATCATCACCGACGCGACGTCTCCCAACGAAGTAGCAACAGACAATTGGCACTATCTCTCGCGGTCTGACGCAGGTGACCGGACAGCCACAGAGACTCGGCCGGAAGAGCTCATTGATGTGGCGGAGGCGTCTCTCGTTGAGCCGGGCTCTCTATATCAATCCGAAGACGCGATTCATACCGACACGATGCAACAACTCGCTGACTTGGGCTACAAGTAGTAACAATCCTCTAATCGATTTGTTCGACCGGTCAGCGTAAATCAAAGAGCGAGGTCTGATAGATATATCCTCTTTAGTCGGATACATTCGCTGAAATCGTCCGGTGGAGTCACTGTGTTCATGCTATACACACAGTACGTACCTTCCACCACTCTTTCGATTTATTCGTGATTATTGTTGTCATCTGAAAATGCCTCCATCGAAGAACTCGAAATTGATTTCTAATTGGCAGAAATGCAGCGTTTCAGTTGCTCTCGTAGCGCTTACCAAGATCGACGGAGCAAACAAGACCACAATTACAGCCAACGCAAGGATTGCTGAGTCAATGTACCGGTAGTCACTTGAGACGCTCGCAGCTACCGACAAGGTGTGGCAATTTCAAAGCGACCGTGGCCTCTAGCTGCACCAGTTGTAGTTGATGAGGATACATTCTTCATGGATGGCCTCTATGTCTATCTATGGGTCTCGGTGATCAGCGAATTGCGCTTTCTGCCGCCTTCCTTCTCCTTGGAATAGCCGTCGTCTCACAGCAACTGTTAATGGGTGCTGCAAAGCCATGGGAGGGAATCTACACTTCCTTCCCAATGTTTTGGGGAGGTCTTGTACTCTCGGTAGCACTAATTTTAGCCTCCGTCCATCGATCGGAGCACTCATGGGGCACCGTTGCACTGTACATGGTCTCGCTGACTGCGGCTGTCGTCACCCATTCACTACTCTGGGCTCGACCGTGGGGGTACCACGACTCGTGGCGACACGTGGATGAGATTATGAGAGGATCGCTCTCGACGGCGCAGAACGTGTATCCCGCCTTTCATGCGTTAGGGCGAGGGCTCACCGCTGTGACTGGAGTCTCTGCTCGTGAGTTTGTCTCAGGTGTCCCGCTGCTTGTTGCGTTTCTCGGGTGCTTGGGCATTGTTATTATCGCGAGACGGTCCGGCGCGGATCGGCGAGCGTCGCAGATCGCCGCTATTGCTGTCACACCTGCCGTGTTTTTAGGATTCACTCCGCGTCCGTTTTCGCTTACGTATCCGTTTTTGTTCGTCATCATTTGG
This genomic stretch from Halogeometricum sp. S1BR25-6 harbors:
- a CDS encoding sulfatase is translated as MPNVVLITIDCLRRDHCGFAGYSKNTTPNIDSVVPNAYQFTSAISPGPRTSESFPGILSGRLSAECEFIEELAFKTIPDDAETLASFASSHGYQTLAAIANPQLSPIRGFANGFDSFENLRIEAGSDKFDTKNEADDDEDEIGTPLVNRLGRQLLEHGEKLPLNPASLAFVAYRHKQLKGDWASVSGQRVVDRFLSSLPDEGPFFAWTHLNDIHAPIHPGRVREGGLHSLTDTYQFLADAKRARHEYSPGYEALYDGAIRYVDKQVGRILDHLEKVGLREETAIIITADHGEALYDRGIYGHASGNEQRLFESDRDYLYRELLDVPLLVDIPGEDGDRIDAPFSLLWLHQLLAEIMGVTDGEFPQHADYAERIFDTESVALSDSLLEDGHTIAVLNADTKIITDATSPNEVATDNWHYLSRSDAGDRTATETRPEELIDVAEASLVEPGSLYQSEDAIHTDTMQQLADLGYK